A window of the Synechococcus sp. M16.1 genome harbors these coding sequences:
- a CDS encoding NAD(P)H-quinone oxidoreductase subunit H, which translates to MTQLETRTEPMVVNFGPHHPSMHGVLRLVVTLDGEDVVDCEPVIGYLHRGMEKIAENRTNVMFVPYVSRMDYAAGMFYEAIVVNAPEKLANIPVPKRASYIRVLMLELNRIANHLLWLGPFLADVGAQTPFFYIFREREMIYDLWEAATGQRLINNNYFRIGGVAADLPWGWLEKCRDFCDWFGPKIDEYEKLITNNPIFRRRIEGLGTIEKEDAINWSLSGPMLRASGVPWDLRKVDHYECYDDFDWQVAWEKEGDCYARYRVRIEEMRQSLKILRQACDMIPGGPTENLEAKRLNEGKGSDAAGFDFQYVAKKVAPTFKIPNGELYTRLESGKGEIGVFIQGNNDVTPWRFKIRAADSNNLQILPHILKGHKVADIMAILGSIDVIMGSVDR; encoded by the coding sequence ATGACGCAGCTGGAAACGCGCACGGAGCCCATGGTGGTGAACTTCGGGCCCCACCACCCCTCCATGCACGGGGTGCTGCGGCTCGTGGTCACCCTCGATGGTGAGGACGTGGTCGACTGCGAACCGGTGATCGGTTACCTCCATCGCGGCATGGAGAAGATCGCCGAGAACCGCACGAACGTGATGTTCGTGCCCTACGTGAGCCGCATGGACTATGCGGCGGGGATGTTCTACGAGGCGATCGTGGTGAACGCCCCGGAAAAACTGGCGAACATCCCGGTGCCCAAGCGGGCGAGCTACATCCGGGTGCTGATGCTGGAACTCAACCGCATCGCCAACCACCTGCTCTGGCTTGGACCCTTCCTGGCAGACGTGGGGGCCCAGACCCCGTTCTTCTACATCTTCCGCGAGCGGGAGATGATCTACGACCTCTGGGAAGCCGCCACCGGCCAGCGGCTAATCAACAACAACTATTTCCGCATCGGCGGCGTCGCCGCTGATCTGCCCTGGGGATGGCTGGAGAAATGCCGTGATTTCTGTGACTGGTTCGGCCCCAAGATCGACGAATACGAAAAGCTGATCACCAACAACCCGATTTTCCGGCGCCGGATTGAAGGGTTGGGAACGATCGAGAAGGAGGACGCCATCAACTGGAGCCTCTCCGGACCGATGCTGCGCGCTTCCGGCGTGCCCTGGGATCTCCGCAAGGTGGATCACTACGAGTGCTACGACGACTTCGACTGGCAGGTGGCCTGGGAAAAGGAAGGCGACTGCTACGCCCGCTATCGCGTGCGCATCGAAGAAATGCGCCAGTCGCTCAAGATCCTGCGCCAGGCCTGCGACATGATCCCCGGCGGACCCACCGAAAACCTCGAGGCCAAGCGCCTCAACGAAGGCAAGGGCAGCGACGCTGCAGGTTTCGACTTCCAGTACGTGGCCAAGAAGGTGGCGCCGACCTTCAAGATCCCCAACGGCGAGCTCTACACCCGGCTGGAATCAGGCAAGGGAGAGATCGGCGTGTTCATCCAGGGCAACAACGACGTCACCCCCTGGCGCTTCAAGATCCGCGCTGCCGACAGCAACAACCTGCAGATCCTTCCCCACATCCTCAAGGGACACAAGGTGGCCGACATCATGGCCATCCTCGGTTCCATCGACGTGATCATGGGATCGGTGGACCGCTGA
- the rsmH gene encoding 16S rRNA (cytosine(1402)-N(4))-methyltransferase RsmH — MPPFSHVPVLADAVLDAARQIPRPDGLLIDATLGGGGHSALLLEQHPGLRLIGLDQDATARAAAAERLAPFGDRVSIVATNFADYVPPEPAVMVLADLGVSSPQLDVAERGFSFRLDGPLDMRMNAGGEGETAAELIDRLEENELADLIYGYGEERLSRRIARRIKADLKEKGSYEGTAALAYAVAGCYPPKARRGRIHPATRTFQALRIAVNDELGVLDRLLQQAPDWLEPEGLLGIISFHSLEDRRVKTAFLRDERLQRITRKPVVATEQEEEANPRSRSAKWRVAQRLAPV, encoded by the coding sequence GTGCCCCCCTTCAGCCATGTGCCCGTGCTGGCCGATGCGGTGCTGGATGCGGCCCGGCAGATCCCCCGTCCGGATGGCCTGTTGATCGACGCCACCCTTGGCGGCGGCGGCCACAGCGCCCTGTTGCTGGAACAGCATCCCGGCCTGCGCCTGATCGGACTGGACCAGGACGCCACGGCTCGGGCCGCGGCGGCGGAGCGTCTGGCCCCCTTCGGTGATCGCGTCTCGATCGTGGCCACCAACTTTGCCGACTATGTGCCGCCCGAGCCCGCCGTGATGGTGCTGGCGGATCTGGGGGTGAGCAGCCCGCAGCTGGATGTGGCGGAGCGGGGCTTCAGTTTTCGCCTCGATGGTCCCTTGGACATGCGGATGAATGCCGGCGGTGAGGGGGAGACTGCGGCTGAGCTGATCGATCGCCTGGAGGAGAACGAGCTTGCGGATCTGATCTATGGCTACGGGGAGGAGCGGCTCTCCCGTCGTATCGCCCGGCGGATCAAAGCCGACCTCAAGGAGAAGGGCTCCTATGAGGGCACCGCGGCCTTGGCCTACGCCGTGGCCGGTTGCTATCCACCCAAGGCGCGGCGGGGACGGATTCACCCCGCCACCCGCACCTTCCAGGCCCTGCGGATTGCGGTGAACGATGAGCTGGGGGTGCTCGATCGCCTGCTGCAGCAGGCCCCCGACTGGCTCGAGCCCGAGGGGCTTCTGGGAATCATCAGCTTCCATTCCCTGGAAGACCGCCGCGTCAAGACCGCCTTCCTGCGCGATGAGCGCTTGCAGCGGATCACCCGTAAGCCGGTGGTGGCCACCGAGCAGGAGGAGGAGGCCAACCCCCGCAGCCGCAGTGCCAAATGGCGTGTGGCCCAGCGTTTGGCCCCTGTTTAG
- a CDS encoding DUF2752 domain-containing protein, which produces MQRAGYLLPATVTGALWLKGLHPGIPGLSCPLRALTGVPCPTCFLTRAISTALTGDLGGSLQWHLFGPIAALGLVFWSVLALQQRRLIPRGLPLWPLPLVAGGLISYWLLRLSTNSWPSG; this is translated from the coding sequence TTGCAACGCGCGGGCTATCTGCTGCCCGCAACCGTGACCGGTGCGTTATGGCTGAAGGGCTTGCATCCAGGGATACCCGGCCTCAGCTGCCCGCTTCGCGCCCTCACTGGCGTGCCCTGCCCCACCTGCTTTCTGACCCGAGCAATAAGCACAGCACTCACCGGTGATCTGGGCGGATCGCTGCAATGGCATCTGTTTGGCCCCATTGCCGCCCTGGGGCTGGTGTTCTGGAGTGTGCTGGCGCTCCAGCAACGGCGTCTCATCCCCAGAGGTCTTCCCCTCTGGCCCCTGCCGTTGGTGGCTGGAGGGTTGATCAGCTACTGGCTGCTGCGCCTGAGCACCAACAGCTGGCCCAGCGGCTGA